Proteins from one Salinispora arenicola genomic window:
- the infB gene encoding translation initiation factor IF-2 translates to MAGKARVHELAKELGVESKTVLAKLKEMGEFVKSASSTVEAPVARRLRNAFVNNAGSPAPAAPPAVAPPTPTPTPPRTPTPAPPPGGPRVSAKPMPPRRQGVPTPGPKPKGPVPGPPQSATPVTKPASAHDIEVAAAEARAAALKAEQEAAVKAAQAARQQQRENVRREPPTEGGPRPGPRPGPGTMPPRPGSPAAGRSGAPAPGPGPRPGGRPPARGAGNNPFGIQGGQQRPPAAGAGGPRPSPASMPPRPSPASMPPRPSPASMPSQRPGRPGGPGSGRPGSGAGRPGGGGGGGGYRGGGGGGGGGGYRGGPGGGGGGGGGGFRGGPGGGGGGFRGGPGGGGRPGGGGRGRGGGAAGAFGRPGGRPTRGRKSKKQRRQEFDNLSAPTMSSGAPRGQGQVVRLSRGASLSDFADKINANPGSLVQEMFNLGEMVTATQSCSDDTLLLLGEHLGFAVQIVSPEDEDRELLAQFNIDLDAEVAEDRLVSRPPVVTVMGHVDHGKTKLLDAIRKANVVAGEAGGITQHIGAYQVHVPHDGEDRAITFIDTPGHEAFTAMRARGAQVTDIVILVVAADDGVMPQTIEALNHAKAAEVPIVVAVNKIDKPEANPDKVRQQLTEYGLVAEEYGGDTMFVNVAAKPGTGIESLLEAVLLTADASLELTAPTDGPAQGVAIEAHLDKGRGAVATVLVQKGTLRAGDSIVAGGAHGRVRAMLDENGNQVAEAGPSRPVLVLGLTAVPGAGDTFLAAEDDRTVRQIAEQRQARRRAAAFANSRGRATLETLMEQLKAGEKTSLNLVLKGDVSGSVEALEDALFNLDIPEEVQLRIIHRGVGSITESDVMLASASSEAVTIIGFNVRAANKVREMADREGVEIRYYTVIYQAIEEIEAALKGLLKPEYEEVELGTAEVREVFRSSKVGNISGCIVRSGLIRRNAKARLLRDGAVVADNLTIGSLKRFKDDATEVREGFECGLTLGGYNNVQVGDVIETFEMREKARA, encoded by the coding sequence GTGGCAGGCAAGGCCCGCGTACACGAGCTCGCGAAGGAGCTCGGGGTCGAAAGCAAGACCGTTCTCGCCAAGCTCAAGGAGATGGGCGAGTTCGTGAAGTCCGCGTCCAGCACCGTTGAGGCGCCGGTCGCCCGACGGCTGCGTAACGCGTTCGTCAACAACGCCGGCTCGCCAGCGCCGGCCGCCCCGCCGGCGGTTGCCCCGCCGACCCCGACCCCAACCCCTCCCCGGACCCCGACTCCGGCGCCACCCCCGGGTGGACCCCGCGTGTCGGCAAAACCCATGCCGCCGCGGCGGCAAGGTGTCCCGACTCCCGGCCCGAAGCCCAAGGGGCCGGTGCCGGGTCCGCCGCAGTCCGCGACGCCGGTCACCAAGCCGGCGAGCGCCCACGACATCGAGGTGGCGGCCGCCGAGGCGCGTGCCGCCGCGCTGAAGGCCGAGCAGGAGGCCGCGGTCAAGGCCGCACAGGCTGCCCGGCAGCAGCAGCGGGAGAACGTCCGGCGGGAGCCGCCCACCGAGGGTGGTCCGCGCCCGGGTCCCCGCCCCGGCCCCGGCACGATGCCGCCCCGGCCCGGTTCCCCGGCCGCCGGACGCTCCGGTGCGCCTGCTCCGGGGCCCGGCCCCCGGCCCGGTGGTCGTCCGCCGGCGCGTGGCGCCGGTAACAACCCGTTTGGCATTCAGGGTGGCCAGCAACGTCCGCCGGCTGCCGGCGCGGGTGGTCCGCGGCCGAGTCCGGCGTCGATGCCGCCGCGGCCCAGCCCCGCGTCCATGCCGCCGCGGCCGAGCCCGGCGTCCATGCCGAGCCAGCGGCCCGGCCGCCCCGGCGGTCCCGGTTCCGGTCGCCCAGGCTCGGGCGCCGGTCGCCCGGGTGGCGGCGGTGGCGGTGGCGGATACCGCGGCGGTGGCGGCGGTGGCGGTGGCGGTGGTTACCGCGGCGGCCCCGGCGGTGGCGGTGGCGGCGGCGGTGGTGGGTTCCGCGGCGGCCCCGGTGGCGGCGGCGGTGGGTTCCGCGGCGGCCCCGGTGGCGGCGGCCGTCCCGGTGGCGGTGGCCGTGGTCGCGGTGGCGGCGCCGCAGGTGCCTTCGGGCGTCCAGGTGGCCGGCCGACCCGTGGCCGCAAGTCGAAGAAGCAGCGCAGACAGGAGTTCGACAACCTGTCCGCGCCGACCATGTCCTCGGGCGCACCCCGTGGGCAGGGCCAGGTCGTCCGGCTGTCCCGGGGCGCCTCTCTGTCGGACTTCGCCGACAAGATCAATGCCAATCCGGGTTCTTTGGTCCAGGAGATGTTCAACCTGGGCGAGATGGTGACCGCGACCCAGTCCTGCTCCGACGACACCCTGCTGCTGCTGGGTGAGCACCTGGGCTTCGCCGTCCAGATCGTCAGCCCGGAGGACGAGGACCGCGAGCTGCTCGCGCAGTTCAACATCGACCTGGACGCCGAGGTGGCGGAGGACCGGCTGGTCAGCCGGCCGCCGGTGGTGACCGTCATGGGTCACGTCGACCACGGTAAGACGAAGCTGTTGGACGCGATCCGTAAGGCGAACGTCGTGGCCGGTGAGGCGGGTGGCATCACCCAGCACATCGGTGCCTACCAGGTCCACGTCCCGCACGACGGCGAGGACCGGGCGATCACCTTCATCGACACTCCCGGTCACGAGGCGTTCACCGCCATGCGTGCCCGAGGCGCTCAGGTCACCGACATCGTGATCCTGGTCGTCGCGGCCGACGACGGGGTGATGCCGCAGACGATCGAGGCGTTGAACCACGCCAAGGCGGCCGAGGTGCCGATCGTGGTGGCGGTCAACAAGATCGACAAGCCGGAGGCCAACCCGGACAAGGTCCGTCAGCAGCTGACCGAGTACGGACTGGTCGCCGAGGAGTACGGCGGCGACACGATGTTCGTCAACGTGGCTGCCAAGCCGGGTACCGGCATCGAGAGCCTGCTCGAGGCCGTGCTACTGACCGCGGACGCGTCGCTGGAGCTGACCGCTCCGACGGACGGGCCGGCGCAGGGTGTGGCGATCGAGGCCCACCTGGACAAGGGCCGGGGCGCGGTGGCGACGGTGCTGGTGCAGAAGGGCACCCTGCGGGCGGGCGACTCGATCGTCGCCGGTGGGGCGCATGGTCGGGTCCGGGCGATGCTCGACGAGAACGGCAACCAGGTCGCCGAGGCGGGCCCGTCCCGTCCGGTACTGGTGCTGGGTCTGACCGCGGTCCCGGGCGCGGGCGACACGTTCCTGGCCGCTGAGGACGACCGCACCGTGCGGCAGATCGCCGAGCAGCGGCAGGCGCGGCGGCGGGCGGCGGCGTTCGCCAACTCCCGTGGCCGGGCCACCCTCGAAACGCTCATGGAGCAGCTCAAGGCGGGCGAGAAGACCTCGCTCAACCTGGTGCTCAAGGGCGACGTCTCCGGTTCTGTGGAGGCGCTCGAGGACGCCCTGTTCAACCTCGACATCCCCGAGGAGGTCCAGCTGCGGATCATCCACCGGGGCGTCGGTTCGATCACCGAGAGCGACGTCATGCTCGCGAGCGCCTCGTCGGAGGCGGTCACGATCATCGGCTTCAACGTCCGGGCCGCGAACAAGGTCCGCGAGATGGCCGACCGCGAGGGCGTGGAGATTCGGTACTACACCGTCATCTACCAGGCCATCGAGGAGATCGAGGCAGCGCTCAAGGGCCTGCTCAAGCCGGAGTACGAGGAGGTCGAGCTGGGCACCGCGGAGGTCCGCGAGGTGTTCCGTTCGTCCAAGGTCGGCAACATCTCCGGCTGCATCGTCCGGTCGGGCCTCATCCGGCGCAACGCCAAGGCCCGGCTGCTGCGCGACGGTGCGGTGGTGGCGGACAACCTCACCATCGGCTCGCTCAAGCGGTTCAAGGACGACGCGACCGAGGTACGCGAGGGCTTCGAGTGTGGTCTGACCCTGGGTGGCTACAACAACGTCCAGGTCGGCGACGTGATCGAGACCTTCGAGATGCGGGAGAAGGCACGCGCCTGA
- a CDS encoding nitroreductase family deazaflavin-dependent oxidoreductase, translating to MSVLGSLTRRVGHHRWFSAGARLLVPADRAVGRLTRGRVVALGLLPSLVITTTGRRSGKPRSNPLLYVPDGDAYVVIGSNWGQAHQPSWALNLLATPSAEVDIKGRRIPVRADPADGAERDRLWQLLVTEWPAYQTYVQRSGGRDIRIFRLVPAARPPAAPQPPNDPTDDEHRG from the coding sequence ATGTCCGTACTGGGATCCCTCACCCGTCGAGTCGGTCACCATCGCTGGTTCAGTGCCGGCGCCCGGCTACTCGTCCCCGCCGACCGCGCAGTCGGACGGCTCACTCGAGGACGGGTGGTCGCCCTGGGACTCCTCCCATCACTGGTCATCACCACCACCGGCCGGCGCTCCGGCAAACCCCGCAGCAACCCGCTGCTGTACGTGCCGGACGGGGACGCGTACGTGGTGATCGGGTCGAACTGGGGGCAGGCCCACCAACCGTCCTGGGCGTTGAACCTGCTCGCCACCCCCAGCGCCGAGGTCGACATCAAGGGGCGCCGGATCCCGGTACGCGCCGACCCGGCCGATGGTGCCGAGCGGGACCGACTCTGGCAGTTGCTGGTGACCGAGTGGCCGGCCTACCAAACCTACGTACAGCGGTCCGGTGGTCGCGACATCCGCATCTTCCGGCTGGTGCCCGCCGCCAGGCCGCCCGCCGCCCCGCAACCACCGAACGACCCCACCGACGACGAACACCGCGGTTAA
- the nusA gene encoding transcription termination factor NusA produces the protein MNIDLAALRALEREREIPFDTILAAIETALLTAYRHTEGAQPHARVEIDRKTGVALVYAQEMDADGGVVREWDDTPHDFGRIAAMTAKQVILQRLREATDEVHFGEYVGRDGDLVTGVVQAHEARAEKGIVSVDLGKLEGVLPQSEQVPGEQYAHGERVRCVVVHVAKGVRGPQVTLSRSHPALVKKLFALEVPEIADGTVEITAIAREAGHRTKIAVRSTAAGVNAKGACIGPMGQRVRAVMSELHGEKIDIIDWSEDPATFVGNALSPAKALRVDVVDLASRTARVTVPDFQLSLAIGREGQNARLAARLTGWRIDIRSDVEPARPAGGADGDHVPEPGRAISGG, from the coding sequence GTGAACATCGACCTCGCGGCGCTGCGCGCACTGGAGCGTGAGCGGGAGATCCCGTTCGACACGATCCTCGCGGCGATCGAGACCGCGCTGCTGACGGCATACCGGCACACCGAGGGTGCCCAGCCGCATGCACGGGTGGAGATCGACCGTAAGACCGGTGTGGCCCTGGTGTACGCCCAGGAGATGGATGCCGACGGAGGTGTGGTGCGGGAGTGGGACGACACCCCGCACGACTTCGGTCGGATCGCGGCCATGACCGCCAAGCAGGTGATCCTTCAGCGGCTGCGGGAGGCCACCGACGAGGTGCACTTCGGCGAGTACGTGGGCCGGGACGGGGACCTCGTGACGGGGGTGGTCCAGGCGCACGAGGCGCGTGCCGAGAAGGGCATCGTCAGCGTGGACCTCGGCAAGCTGGAGGGTGTGCTGCCCCAGTCGGAGCAGGTGCCCGGTGAGCAGTACGCGCACGGCGAGCGGGTCCGTTGCGTCGTGGTGCACGTGGCCAAGGGCGTACGCGGTCCGCAGGTCACGCTGTCCCGTTCGCACCCGGCGCTGGTGAAGAAGCTCTTCGCCCTCGAGGTGCCGGAGATCGCCGATGGCACGGTGGAGATCACCGCGATCGCCCGGGAGGCGGGTCACCGCACGAAGATCGCCGTCCGCTCCACCGCGGCGGGGGTGAACGCCAAGGGCGCCTGCATCGGGCCGATGGGCCAGCGGGTGCGGGCGGTGATGAGCGAGCTGCACGGTGAGAAGATCGATATCATCGACTGGTCGGAGGATCCGGCGACCTTCGTCGGCAACGCGCTCTCGCCGGCCAAGGCCCTCCGGGTCGACGTGGTCGACCTGGCCTCCCGTACCGCCCGGGTGACGGTGCCGGATTTCCAGCTTTCACTGGCTATCGGCCGGGAGGGGCAGAATGCCCGGCTTGCTGCTCGGTTGACCGGTTGGCGGATCGACATCCGCTCCGACGTCGAACCGGCCCGCCCGGCCGGCGGCGCCGATGGCGATCACGTCCCGGAGCCGGGCCGCGCGATCTCCGGGGGCTAG
- a CDS encoding SAM-dependent methyltransferase, with protein sequence MQKPDGLPAEIDLSRPSAARVYDYFLGGAHNFEIDRQLAEQIASMTPNLAGTMRAGREFLRRAVRVLLHAGVDQFLDIGSGIPTVGNVHEVAQSVNPKARIIYVDIDPVAVAHSRELLAGNDLTGVIQADLRDPGHILAEARALNLLDFDRPLGILLAGVVHFVPDDSRPGDVLATLRAAAAPGSHLVISHSTFEDQPREMLDAQRLSARTDTEITLRSRAEITGFFGDWTLLEPGLVHMPLWRPDAASDVDDKPEQFGAFGGVARYGRSAG encoded by the coding sequence GTGCAAAAGCCGGACGGACTTCCCGCCGAGATCGATCTCTCCCGGCCGAGCGCGGCCCGGGTATATGACTATTTCCTCGGTGGGGCCCACAACTTCGAGATCGACCGGCAACTCGCCGAGCAGATCGCCAGCATGACACCGAACCTTGCCGGCACCATGCGGGCCGGCCGCGAATTCCTTCGCCGTGCCGTGCGGGTGCTGCTGCACGCTGGCGTCGACCAGTTCCTCGACATCGGCTCCGGCATCCCGACCGTCGGCAACGTGCACGAGGTGGCCCAGTCGGTCAACCCGAAGGCCCGGATCATCTACGTCGACATCGACCCGGTCGCGGTGGCGCACAGCCGGGAGCTGCTGGCGGGCAACGACCTGACCGGGGTCATCCAGGCCGACCTGCGCGACCCTGGGCACATCCTCGCCGAGGCCCGCGCGCTGAACCTGCTGGACTTCGACCGGCCGTTGGGAATCCTGCTCGCCGGGGTGGTGCACTTCGTCCCGGACGACAGTCGGCCCGGCGATGTCCTCGCCACGCTCCGCGCCGCCGCCGCGCCCGGAAGCCACCTGGTGATCTCGCACTCCACATTCGAGGACCAGCCGCGGGAGATGCTCGACGCCCAGCGGTTGTCGGCGCGTACCGACACCGAGATCACCCTGCGTTCCCGCGCCGAGATCACCGGCTTTTTCGGGGACTGGACGCTGCTGGAGCCGGGGCTCGTCCACATGCCGTTGTGGCGGCCCGACGCTGCCTCTGACGTGGATGACAAACCGGAGCAGTTCGGCGCCTTCGGTGGTGTTGCCCGGTACGGCCGATCGGCCGGCTGA
- a CDS encoding ferritin-like domain-containing protein, protein MSPATPGAGPAAAHTAALTAEYAAIWAYGPIGVRLTGPARQAAHDAEAAHRRRRDDLVLHLSGAGGDLPADQAGYTLPFPVTDQSSALRLAVEIEDRTAGFWRAAVAATSGAERERALAALVDCAIRATRWRRTAGTTPLTVPFPGRDA, encoded by the coding sequence GTGAGCCCAGCGACCCCCGGCGCCGGTCCAGCCGCTGCCCACACGGCGGCCCTGACCGCCGAATACGCCGCCATCTGGGCCTACGGCCCGATCGGGGTACGCCTCACCGGCCCCGCCCGACAAGCGGCCCACGACGCCGAGGCGGCGCACCGGCGACGGCGGGACGACCTCGTGCTGCACCTCAGCGGCGCCGGTGGCGACCTACCGGCCGACCAGGCCGGTTACACGCTGCCGTTCCCGGTCACCGACCAGTCGAGTGCCCTCCGGCTCGCCGTCGAGATCGAGGACCGCACAGCGGGATTCTGGCGAGCGGCAGTGGCCGCCACCAGCGGCGCCGAACGGGAACGCGCGCTCGCGGCGCTGGTCGACTGCGCGATACGGGCCACCCGCTGGCGGCGGACCGCGGGAACCACCCCACTGACCGTGCCCTTTCCCGGACGGGACGCCTGA
- a CDS encoding YlxR family protein — MVRRALPERTCVGCRSRAPARELLRIVAVGDGAGHSLRPDPTRRLPGRGAHVHPDPACFAQAVRRRAFGRALRVTGVPDHGELAKHLDAPTTTSGQPDRTRVASKVGRPT, encoded by the coding sequence GTGGTACGACGCGCGCTGCCGGAGCGCACCTGTGTGGGCTGCCGGTCTCGGGCGCCGGCCAGGGAACTGCTGCGGATTGTCGCGGTGGGTGACGGGGCTGGTCACAGCCTTCGTCCCGATCCGACCCGCAGGCTGCCGGGTCGGGGGGCACACGTGCACCCGGACCCGGCCTGCTTCGCGCAGGCGGTGCGGCGCCGCGCCTTCGGGCGAGCGCTGCGCGTCACCGGGGTCCCTGACCACGGTGAGCTCGCGAAGCATCTCGATGCGCCAACCACGACGTCCGGTCAACCCGACCGGACGCGGGTCGCTAGCAAGGTAGGACGACCGACATGA
- a CDS encoding putative bifunctional diguanylate cyclase/phosphodiesterase yields the protein MAVVLESGGRDSSQAGAQGYAADWARAVRRLGFVPLSAGETQRLLHLHTVALAEALRAEPFSSRPGAEVGRALAEAHLTEPDVLDWSVRALGDRFLARVLPDLVGSDEAVARVTALQGALAAGFAGALRDRTFAQQERIARSAWQARDEVEQALRDSEARFRAVFSGAAIGIGIGLVDGQIIDVNQAFADMLGYSIEELRQINVASLFHPDDAAGMWELYQELVEGKHESARLEKRYYRKDGSAVWTDLAVSLVRHDDGRPRFTVAVVEDITERYELQQRLRFEALHDPLTGLPNRTLFFETLGVIFDNADAGRRIGVCFLDLDGFKAVNDSLGHDLGDQLLVVIADRLADCVAGFGHLVARMGGDEFVILVDEGESLDDVVGVADAALAAVSAPIRIGDHQLVVSASIGIVECPADTIDPSELMKAADTTLYWAKAEGRGRWAVWDRERSAQEIARSALAAGLPAALERGEFVLHYQPIVSLQDGSMVAVEALVRWQHPELGLLSPVRFIGLAEETGLIVQLGAWVLRQACRDAGAWRREFPDTRLVVSVNLAARQVDDPIIVDTVADTLADSGLPADLLQLELTESAVMGTAGEPLRSLHRLAGLGVRLAIDDFGTGYSNLAYLRRLPIRCLKLAGPFVEGLREGTPEMTTCHRDEQIVDALVRLARALELSVTAEAVETGVQAERLRALRCDTGQGYWFGVPGPVGEITARLRRQHT from the coding sequence GTGGCCGTCGTCCTGGAGTCGGGGGGGCGTGATAGCAGCCAGGCCGGCGCCCAGGGGTACGCGGCCGACTGGGCCCGCGCCGTACGCCGACTCGGTTTTGTTCCACTCAGCGCCGGGGAGACCCAGCGGCTGTTGCATCTGCACACCGTTGCGCTGGCAGAGGCCCTGCGCGCCGAACCTTTCTCGTCCCGCCCGGGTGCCGAGGTCGGCCGGGCGCTGGCCGAGGCGCACCTGACCGAGCCGGATGTCCTCGACTGGTCGGTACGGGCACTCGGGGATCGGTTCCTCGCCCGGGTGCTGCCCGATCTGGTCGGTTCGGACGAGGCGGTTGCTCGGGTCACGGCGTTGCAGGGCGCGCTGGCGGCCGGTTTCGCTGGCGCGTTGCGGGACCGCACCTTCGCCCAGCAGGAGCGGATCGCGCGTTCGGCCTGGCAGGCGCGGGACGAGGTGGAGCAGGCGCTGCGGGACAGCGAGGCCCGGTTTCGCGCGGTCTTCTCCGGTGCCGCCATCGGCATCGGCATCGGCCTCGTGGACGGTCAGATCATCGATGTCAACCAGGCATTCGCCGACATGCTCGGCTACTCGATCGAGGAGCTGCGGCAGATCAACGTGGCGTCGTTGTTTCACCCCGACGACGCGGCCGGGATGTGGGAGCTGTACCAGGAACTCGTCGAGGGTAAGCACGAATCCGCCCGGCTTGAGAAGCGGTACTACCGCAAGGACGGTAGTGCCGTCTGGACCGATCTCGCGGTGTCACTGGTCCGGCACGACGACGGCCGTCCCCGATTCACGGTCGCGGTGGTCGAGGACATCACCGAGCGGTACGAACTCCAGCAACGCCTCCGTTTCGAGGCGCTGCACGACCCACTCACCGGCCTACCCAACCGGACCCTCTTCTTCGAAACGCTCGGTGTGATCTTCGACAACGCCGATGCCGGGCGCCGGATCGGTGTCTGCTTTTTGGACCTGGACGGCTTCAAGGCGGTCAACGACAGTCTCGGTCACGACCTGGGTGACCAGCTGCTCGTGGTGATCGCCGACCGGTTGGCGGACTGTGTCGCCGGGTTCGGGCACCTGGTGGCCAGGATGGGCGGCGACGAGTTCGTCATCCTGGTGGACGAGGGCGAGTCCCTCGACGATGTAGTGGGTGTCGCGGACGCCGCCCTCGCGGCCGTCTCCGCACCGATTCGGATCGGCGACCACCAACTGGTGGTGTCGGCGAGTATCGGCATCGTCGAGTGCCCGGCGGACACGATTGATCCGTCGGAGCTGATGAAAGCGGCCGACACCACGCTGTACTGGGCCAAGGCCGAGGGGCGCGGCCGGTGGGCGGTCTGGGACCGGGAGCGTAGCGCGCAGGAGATCGCCCGGTCCGCGCTGGCCGCCGGGCTGCCGGCGGCCCTGGAGCGGGGCGAGTTCGTGCTGCACTATCAGCCGATCGTGTCGCTGCAGGACGGCTCGATGGTGGCCGTCGAGGCGCTTGTCCGCTGGCAGCACCCCGAGCTGGGCCTGCTCAGCCCGGTTCGGTTCATCGGGTTGGCCGAGGAGACCGGGCTGATCGTCCAACTCGGTGCGTGGGTGCTGCGTCAGGCGTGTCGGGACGCCGGTGCCTGGCGGCGCGAGTTCCCGGACACCCGCCTGGTCGTCAGCGTCAACCTCGCCGCGCGGCAGGTGGACGATCCGATCATTGTGGATACGGTGGCGGACACGCTCGCCGACAGTGGGCTTCCCGCTGACCTTCTGCAACTGGAGCTGACCGAGAGCGCCGTGATGGGCACCGCGGGGGAGCCACTGCGGTCGCTGCACCGGCTCGCCGGGCTGGGCGTCCGGCTGGCGATCGACGACTTCGGCACTGGCTACTCGAACCTGGCGTACCTGCGTCGGTTGCCGATCCGGTGCCTCAAGTTGGCTGGTCCGTTCGTGGAAGGGCTCCGCGAGGGCACACCGGAGATGACGACCTGCCACCGGGACGAGCAGATCGTGGACGCCCTGGTGCGGTTGGCGCGGGCACTTGAGCTGTCGGTCACCGCGGAGGCGGTGGAGACCGGGGTGCAGGCCGAGCGGCTGCGGGCGCTGCGGTGCGACACCGGGCAGGGTTACTGGTTCGGGGTGCCGGGGCCGGTGGGTGAGATCACGGCCCGGCTTCGCCGCCAGCACACGTGA
- the rimP gene encoding ribosome maturation factor RimP: protein MTQRGRAAKPTGPTGRPRRTGGQRGTDRVGRGGDLATRRARLHQVVEPVVQGAGYDLEDLSVSRAGRRHVVQVIVDADGGVDLDAVADVSRAVSAALDAAEEVGGDIVAGEYQLEVSSPGVARPLTLPRHWRRNTGRLVRFTVRGGPEAVDRQVTGRVVEADDERVVVETDAGRTEWRHAELGPGRVQVEFTRPGEPDAFDGTDEAGDFDDDDVEDEER, encoded by the coding sequence GTGACCCAGCGTGGCCGGGCTGCCAAGCCCACCGGGCCGACAGGGCGACCGCGGCGCACGGGTGGCCAGCGCGGCACCGACCGCGTCGGTCGCGGTGGTGACCTCGCCACTCGGCGGGCCCGGCTGCACCAGGTCGTCGAACCGGTCGTCCAGGGAGCCGGATACGACCTGGAGGACCTGTCCGTCTCCCGGGCGGGCCGGCGCCACGTGGTGCAGGTGATCGTCGACGCCGACGGTGGCGTCGACCTGGACGCCGTCGCGGACGTCTCCCGGGCCGTCTCCGCCGCGTTGGACGCGGCCGAGGAGGTGGGCGGGGACATTGTCGCCGGGGAATACCAGCTCGAGGTCAGCTCGCCGGGTGTAGCCCGCCCGCTCACCCTTCCCCGGCACTGGCGGCGCAACACCGGACGCCTGGTGCGGTTCACCGTACGTGGTGGGCCGGAAGCTGTCGACCGTCAGGTCACTGGCCGGGTGGTCGAGGCGGACGACGAGCGGGTGGTGGTGGAGACCGACGCCGGTCGGACGGAGTGGCGCCATGCCGAGTTGGGCCCGGGTCGGGTGCAGGTCGAGTTCACCCGACCCGGCGAGCCGGACGCGTTCGATGGCACCGACGAAGCCGGCGATTTCGACGATGATGATGTGGAGGACGAGGAGAGGTGA
- the map gene encoding type I methionyl aminopeptidase, whose translation MTVRAPLTPGTLSPWRQVPAHIPRPEYVGKKQPKQWRGSHVQTPETIDRMRVAGRLAARAIQLAGEHCKPGVSTDEIDKVVHEFLCDHGAYPSTLGYKGFPKSCCTSLNEVICHGIPDSTVLQDGDIINVDVTAYLNGVHGDTDATFCVGEVSEEARLLVERTHKATMRGIRAVAPGRQINVIGRVIESYAKRFGYGVVRDFTGHGIGESFHSGLYVPHYDSPRPTDVMEPGMTFTIEPMITLGTYQYDMWDDGWTVVTKDRKWTAQFEHTVVVTDDGHEILTLP comes from the coding sequence ATGACCGTCCGTGCGCCGTTGACCCCAGGCACGCTCTCCCCCTGGCGGCAGGTGCCCGCCCACATTCCCCGACCCGAGTACGTGGGCAAGAAGCAGCCCAAGCAGTGGCGCGGCTCACACGTGCAGACTCCGGAGACGATCGACCGGATGCGGGTCGCCGGGCGGCTGGCAGCGCGGGCCATCCAGCTCGCGGGCGAGCACTGCAAGCCGGGTGTGTCCACCGACGAGATCGACAAGGTGGTGCACGAGTTCCTCTGCGACCACGGCGCCTACCCGTCGACGCTGGGTTACAAGGGTTTTCCCAAGTCCTGCTGCACCAGCCTGAACGAGGTGATCTGCCACGGCATCCCCGACTCGACGGTGCTCCAGGACGGCGACATCATCAACGTCGACGTGACCGCCTACCTCAACGGGGTGCACGGCGACACCGACGCCACCTTCTGCGTGGGTGAGGTGAGCGAGGAGGCCCGGTTACTGGTCGAGCGGACCCACAAGGCGACGATGCGCGGCATCCGGGCGGTCGCCCCCGGTCGGCAGATCAACGTGATCGGTCGGGTGATCGAGTCGTACGCGAAGCGCTTCGGCTACGGTGTGGTGCGCGACTTCACCGGCCACGGCATCGGTGAGTCCTTCCACAGCGGGCTCTACGTGCCGCACTACGACAGCCCTCGGCCCACCGACGTGATGGAGCCGGGCATGACGTTCACCATCGAGCCGATGATCACCCTCGGCACCTACCAGTACGACATGTGGGACGACGGTTGGACCGTGGTGACCAAGGACCGCAAGTGGACCGCCCAGTTTGAGCACACTGTCGTCGTGACCGACGACGGCCACGAGATCCTGACCCTGCCGTGA
- a CDS encoding VIT1/CCC1 transporter family protein has translation MTEAPAALREAHHADVSGGWLRPAVFGAMDGLVTNIALIAGVGGGGVSPRAVVLTGTAGLVAGAISMGLGEYTSVRSANEQVAAEVAKERRELERHPEAEARELADAWVARGLPRELATQVADAVRRNPEEALRVHVQEELGVDPDDQPSPWAAAVSSFVCFSVGALVPLLPYLIGSTSLWLALGTGGLGLFLAGAIVARFTSRRWWSSGLRQLLLGGLAAVATYAIGALIGLQGGL, from the coding sequence GTGACCGAGGCCCCGGCGGCGCTACGGGAGGCGCACCACGCGGACGTCTCCGGAGGCTGGTTGCGGCCGGCCGTGTTCGGCGCGATGGACGGACTGGTCACCAACATCGCCCTGATCGCGGGCGTCGGCGGTGGTGGGGTGTCGCCCCGCGCAGTGGTCCTCACCGGCACTGCCGGCCTGGTCGCCGGTGCGATCTCCATGGGGCTGGGGGAGTACACCAGCGTCCGGTCGGCCAACGAACAGGTCGCCGCGGAGGTGGCCAAGGAACGGCGGGAGTTGGAGCGGCACCCCGAGGCTGAGGCGCGTGAACTGGCCGACGCCTGGGTGGCCCGTGGTCTGCCCCGGGAACTCGCGACGCAGGTCGCCGACGCGGTTCGCCGTAACCCCGAGGAGGCCCTGCGGGTGCACGTCCAGGAGGAACTGGGCGTCGACCCGGACGATCAGCCGAGCCCGTGGGCGGCGGCGGTCTCGTCGTTCGTGTGCTTCTCCGTCGGCGCCCTGGTGCCCCTGCTGCCCTACCTGATCGGCAGCACCAGCCTCTGGCTGGCGCTCGGCACCGGTGGCCTGGGTCTCTTCCTGGCCGGCGCGATCGTTGCCCGGTTCACCAGCCGGCGCTGGTGGTCGTCGGGCCTGCGTCAGCTTCTGTTGGGGGGCCTGGCCGCCGTCGCGACCTATGCCATCGGCGCGCTGATCGGCCTTCAGGGCGGGCTGTAG